The following are encoded together in the Streptomyces asoensis genome:
- a CDS encoding GNAT family N-acetyltransferase yields MALTFTLDPAVTPALRDGILDLWTDVSNAGGAVGFVPPVERETVRPELVRHLVQMAEGRTRLLVGHDPAGEVAATAFLTFNTHRLQTHWVMLYTVMVHPRHQGKGYGRDLLAAAAEQARTFDGIEAIRLTCRGGLGLERFYGSCGYKEVGRIPGAIRVAPGDDRDDVVMLLPLA; encoded by the coding sequence GTGGCCCTTACTTTCACTCTCGACCCCGCCGTCACCCCCGCGCTGCGCGACGGCATCCTCGACCTGTGGACGGACGTCTCCAACGCGGGCGGGGCCGTCGGCTTCGTGCCGCCGGTGGAGCGGGAGACCGTACGGCCCGAACTGGTCCGCCACCTCGTCCAGATGGCCGAGGGCCGCACCCGGCTGCTCGTCGGGCACGACCCGGCCGGCGAGGTCGCCGCGACCGCGTTCCTCACCTTCAACACGCACCGGCTCCAGACCCACTGGGTGATGCTGTACACGGTGATGGTGCACCCCCGGCACCAGGGCAAGGGCTACGGCCGCGACCTGCTGGCGGCCGCCGCCGAGCAGGCCCGCACCTTCGACGGCATCGAGGCGATCCGCCTCACCTGCCGCGGCGGGCTCGGCCTGGAGCGCTTCTACGGCTCCTGCGGCTACAAGGAGGTCGGACGGATCCCCGGCGCCATCCGGGTCGCGCCGGGGGACGACCGCGACGACGTCGTCATGCTGCTGCCGCTGGCCTGA
- a CDS encoding acetyl-CoA C-acetyltransferase translates to MSTSEPSRTSRRTSHLKVAGSAAPQPRPELPRVRRVAIVAGTRIPFARSDGPYATASNQEMLTAAVNGLVNRYALDVPGVVGEFVAGAVLKHSRDFNLARETVLGSRLDARTPAYDIQQACGTGLQAVVAAANKIALGQTESAIAGGADTASDAPLGVNDRLRRILLEARRAKSTGARLGALARIRPSHLIPEIPRNAEPRTGLSMGEHAAVTARAWGVGRADQDELAATSHQRLAAAYERGFFGDLVVPFRGLDRDQNLRPDSTVEKLAALRPVFGTDGPEPTMTAGNSTPLTDGAAVVLLASEEWAEARGLEPLAYLTAYETAAVDFVRGDVAGGEDGLLMAPAYAVPRMLERAGLGIEDFDLVEVHEAFASQVLATLAAWEKRGLAPVDRDRLNVAGSSLATGHPFAATGARIVATLAKLLAEREGPARGLISICAAGGQGVTAILERT, encoded by the coding sequence ATGAGTACCTCGGAGCCGTCACGGACGAGCCGGCGCACCAGCCATCTGAAAGTCGCGGGGAGCGCGGCGCCGCAGCCCCGCCCGGAACTGCCCCGCGTGCGCCGCGTGGCGATCGTCGCGGGCACCCGGATCCCCTTCGCCCGTTCCGACGGTCCCTACGCCACCGCCTCCAACCAGGAGATGCTGACGGCGGCCGTGAACGGGCTCGTGAACCGTTACGCGCTCGACGTGCCCGGCGTCGTGGGCGAGTTCGTCGCCGGAGCCGTCCTCAAGCACAGCCGTGACTTCAACCTCGCCCGGGAGACCGTCCTCGGTTCCCGGCTCGACGCCCGCACCCCCGCCTACGACATACAGCAGGCCTGCGGCACGGGTCTCCAGGCCGTCGTCGCCGCGGCCAACAAGATCGCCCTCGGTCAGACCGAGTCCGCGATCGCGGGCGGCGCCGACACCGCGAGCGACGCCCCGCTCGGCGTCAACGACCGTCTGCGCAGGATCCTGCTGGAGGCCCGCCGGGCGAAGTCCACGGGCGCCCGCCTCGGCGCCCTCGCACGGATCCGCCCCTCCCATCTGATCCCGGAGATCCCGCGCAACGCCGAGCCGCGCACCGGTCTGTCCATGGGCGAGCACGCGGCGGTCACCGCCCGCGCCTGGGGCGTCGGCCGCGCGGACCAGGACGAACTGGCGGCCACGAGCCATCAGCGCCTCGCGGCCGCGTACGAGCGCGGCTTCTTCGGCGACCTGGTCGTCCCGTTCCGCGGACTGGACCGCGACCAGAACCTGCGCCCGGACTCCACGGTGGAGAAACTGGCCGCGCTCAGGCCCGTGTTCGGCACCGACGGCCCCGAACCGACCATGACGGCGGGCAATTCGACACCGCTCACCGACGGGGCGGCGGTGGTGCTCCTCGCCTCCGAGGAGTGGGCCGAGGCGCGGGGCCTGGAACCGCTCGCCTACCTGACGGCGTACGAGACGGCGGCCGTGGACTTCGTGCGCGGCGATGTGGCGGGCGGCGAGGACGGGTTGCTGATGGCGCCCGCGTACGCCGTCCCGCGGATGCTGGAGCGGGCCGGTCTGGGCATCGAGGACTTCGACCTGGTCGAGGTCCACGAGGCCTTCGCCTCCCAGGTGCTGGCGACCCTGGCGGCCTGGGAGAAGAGAGGGCTTGCGCCGGTGGACCGCGACCGGCTGAACGTGGCGGGCTCCTCCCTCGCCACCGGCCACCCCTTCGCCGCGACCGGCGCCCGTATCGTGGCCACCCTGGCCAAGCTGCTCGCCGAACGGGAGGGCCCCGCGCGCGGGTTGATCTCGATCTGCGCGGCGGGCGGGCAGGGCGTGACCGCGATCCTCGAACGAACCTGA
- a CDS encoding UbiX family flavin prenyltransferase, with protein MPWIVGVSGASGTPYAAAVLRALLAGGESVDLVVSRASRLTLLDETGISFRDAHWRDDLREWLARGADGKPDTFDVDLGGVRYWGAGDLAAGPSSGSYPVKGMLIVPASTACVAGVALGLSKDLLQRAASVTLKERRPLVVAVRETPLNGQTLRHLVALDDAGASVVPASPAFYAGATHIQDLVDFVAGRVLDAAGVAHGLYRRWDGELGGANGTRGT; from the coding sequence GTGCCTTGGATCGTGGGGGTGTCCGGGGCGTCTGGTACGCCCTATGCCGCCGCCGTGCTGCGCGCGCTGCTCGCGGGGGGCGAAAGCGTCGACCTGGTGGTGAGCCGGGCCTCGCGGCTCACCCTGCTCGACGAGACCGGCATCTCCTTCCGGGACGCGCACTGGCGCGACGACCTGCGGGAATGGCTGGCCCGGGGGGCCGACGGCAAGCCGGACACCTTCGACGTCGACCTCGGGGGCGTCCGCTACTGGGGAGCCGGGGACCTGGCGGCGGGGCCGTCCTCGGGGTCGTACCCGGTCAAGGGGATGCTGATCGTCCCCGCCTCGACGGCCTGTGTCGCCGGGGTCGCCCTCGGGCTGTCCAAGGACCTGCTCCAGCGGGCCGCGAGCGTCACGCTCAAGGAGCGCCGGCCGCTGGTCGTGGCCGTGCGCGAGACGCCGCTGAACGGGCAGACGCTGCGTCACCTGGTCGCGCTGGACGACGCGGGTGCGAGCGTCGTGCCCGCCTCGCCCGCCTTCTACGCGGGGGCGACCCACATCCAGGACCTGGTCGACTTCGTGGCCGGCCGCGTGCTCGACGCGGCGGGGGTCGCGCACGGGCTCTACCGCCGGTGGGACGGCGAACTGGGCGGCGCGAACGGAACGCGGGGCACCTGA
- a CDS encoding TetR/AcrR family transcriptional regulator, producing the protein MGAVKTKRMPRAVREQQMLDAAVETFGRRGYMAASMDEIAELAGVSKPLVYLYLNSKEDLFTACIRREAKALVAAVRTGVRTDLPADRQLWDGLLAFFAHTAEHPHAWSVLHLQARTHGEPFAAEVAAMREEIVAFVTQLIVVAAREAHRDPDLPEREVAGLAEALVGAAESLAAWANTAAGTTARQTATTLMNFAWAGLGDLMDGRSWTPPED; encoded by the coding sequence ATGGGTGCCGTGAAGACCAAGCGGATGCCGCGTGCGGTCCGTGAGCAGCAGATGCTGGACGCCGCCGTGGAGACCTTCGGCCGCCGCGGGTACATGGCCGCGTCGATGGACGAGATCGCCGAACTCGCGGGCGTGTCCAAGCCGTTGGTGTACCTGTACCTGAACTCCAAGGAAGACCTTTTCACCGCCTGCATCCGGCGCGAGGCCAAGGCGCTCGTCGCGGCGGTGCGCACCGGTGTGCGCACCGACCTGCCCGCCGACCGGCAGCTGTGGGACGGCCTGCTGGCGTTCTTCGCGCACACCGCAGAGCATCCCCACGCCTGGTCCGTCCTGCACCTCCAGGCCCGCACCCACGGGGAGCCGTTCGCCGCCGAGGTCGCGGCGATGCGCGAGGAGATCGTCGCGTTCGTCACCCAGCTGATCGTGGTCGCGGCCCGGGAGGCCCACCGCGACCCCGACCTGCCCGAACGCGAGGTCGCCGGACTCGCCGAGGCACTGGTCGGCGCCGCCGAGTCCCTCGCCGCGTGGGCCAACACCGCCGCGGGCACCACCGCCCGCCAGACGGCGACGACCCTGATGAACTTCGCCTGGGCCGGCCTCGGCGACCTCATGGACGGCCGGTCCTGGACCCCGCCGGAGGACTGA
- a CDS encoding Lrp/AsnC family transcriptional regulator, producing MDAVDRQLIQALRENGRASYAELGRLVGLSGPSVTDRINRLEAAGVITGYRATVNAAQLGLGVTALIGISLSDAADHEDVANRMKDLSEIEDCWFIAGDDSFMLKVRANDVDGLERIIRRLSGTKGVSRTRTTIVLSTKWENRVGELPEEV from the coding sequence ATGGACGCGGTGGACAGACAGCTCATCCAGGCCCTGAGGGAGAACGGCCGGGCCTCCTACGCGGAGCTGGGGCGCCTCGTCGGTCTGTCGGGACCCAGCGTCACCGACCGCATCAACCGGCTGGAGGCGGCCGGTGTCATCACCGGTTACCGCGCCACGGTGAACGCCGCCCAGCTCGGTCTCGGCGTCACCGCCCTGATCGGCATCTCCCTCTCCGACGCCGCCGACCACGAGGACGTGGCGAACCGGATGAAGGACCTCAGCGAGATCGAGGACTGCTGGTTCATCGCCGGCGACGACTCCTTCATGCTCAAGGTGCGGGCCAACGACGTCGACGGCCTCGAGCGGATCATCCGCCGGCTCAGCGGGACCAAGGGGGTCTCCCGCACCCGCACCACGATCGTGCTCTCCACCAAGTGGGAGAACCGGGTGGGGGAACTGCCCGAAGAGGTATAG
- a CDS encoding DUF4229 domain-containing protein gives MLRYTLMRLGVFAGCFVVVWGLVYSGVVPRGLGDSNLMWILLLSLVISAPISFVVLRKERDRASVQVVQRVDRMKANLDANRSQEDATADEAAHAQGQAQGQAQAS, from the coding sequence ATGCTCCGCTACACACTGATGCGCCTCGGTGTCTTCGCCGGCTGCTTCGTGGTCGTCTGGGGCCTCGTCTACTCGGGCGTCGTCCCCCGCGGCCTCGGTGACTCCAACCTGATGTGGATCCTGCTGCTGTCGCTGGTGATCTCCGCGCCGATCAGCTTCGTGGTGCTGCGCAAGGAGCGCGACCGCGCCTCGGTGCAGGTCGTGCAGCGGGTGGACCGGATGAAGGCCAACCTGGACGCCAACCGCTCCCAGGAGGACGCCACCGCCGACGAGGCGGCGCACGCCCAGGGCCAGGCGCAGGGCCAGGCGCAGGCTTCCTGA
- a CDS encoding DUF4157 domain-containing protein produces MRAQDQENDLGGIRRPKAGKGPTRSPLPGPAAGLLALQRSAGNAAVTRAIEEQRHEHGPGCGHADRSVQRDARAADTEQDAVQRRVSLTEVTGSGGSSLDPRIQAKAEQAYGMPLGHVRVHNDATAQRASADFNAHAMTIGHHIVLGSSRVDDETMFHELDHVRQQSQGPVAGTDNGSGVKVSSPGDSFERQSASNGRLVAQGSAPDLSLPGSAGRGAPVQRAAAGTGERQNVQRMPKEATKSKAGRSGKKATVAQAITKALVQNHGWKEYGGQQNKTVHFPVASANAPAHAMSEGLKGAALSAMYHGTDNISTKRSYATERAEQALRWISTVTFAYLNDLRKQPEEVQAGVSGVQQDGPDAGAAMRYQLYISSNKDGANKALSDLYEGKDNAKAFLAAVLEAGEPNLSSRTAREQRHAQKVASRLLADRAGMEAYGTVLQALGGSVNVPAKQEDAANDGLHAERRIVESAPEGSVTAIAGVKRPCMVCYMELFVGDDSKRPGPYWPSKASNIGESDYTVANADMLALRIHTAAEKGGGTHVSLRVDCEGQERVDTGYGSESDTSASDSEQAPALIPAEAMDLS; encoded by the coding sequence ATGCGCGCGCAGGACCAGGAGAACGACCTGGGCGGTATCCGCCGGCCCAAAGCCGGAAAGGGGCCGACACGGTCGCCGCTCCCGGGGCCGGCGGCGGGGCTGCTCGCCCTCCAGCGCTCGGCGGGCAACGCGGCGGTGACGCGAGCCATCGAGGAACAGCGGCACGAACACGGCCCCGGCTGCGGCCACGCGGACCGGTCGGTCCAGCGGGACGCGCGGGCCGCGGACACGGAGCAGGACGCGGTGCAGCGCCGGGTGTCGCTGACCGAGGTGACCGGCTCCGGCGGCAGCAGCCTGGACCCGCGCATCCAGGCCAAGGCCGAGCAGGCCTACGGGATGCCGCTCGGCCATGTGCGGGTGCACAACGACGCGACCGCCCAGCGCGCGAGCGCCGACTTCAACGCGCACGCCATGACCATCGGCCACCACATCGTGCTGGGCTCGTCCCGGGTGGACGACGAGACGATGTTCCACGAACTCGACCACGTGCGGCAGCAGTCGCAGGGTCCGGTGGCGGGCACCGACAACGGCTCGGGCGTGAAGGTGTCCAGCCCCGGCGACTCCTTCGAGCGTCAGTCGGCCTCCAACGGCCGCCTGGTGGCGCAGGGTTCGGCCCCCGACCTCTCGCTGCCCGGCTCGGCGGGCCGCGGGGCCCCGGTCCAGCGGGCGGCGGCCGGGACCGGTGAGCGGCAGAACGTGCAGCGGATGCCCAAGGAGGCGACCAAGTCCAAGGCCGGCCGGAGCGGCAAGAAGGCGACCGTGGCGCAGGCGATCACCAAGGCGCTGGTGCAGAACCACGGCTGGAAGGAGTACGGCGGTCAGCAGAACAAGACCGTGCACTTCCCCGTCGCCTCGGCGAACGCCCCCGCGCACGCGATGAGCGAGGGACTCAAGGGCGCCGCGCTGAGCGCGATGTACCACGGCACCGACAACATCAGCACGAAGCGCTCCTACGCCACGGAGCGCGCCGAACAGGCCCTGCGCTGGATCTCCACCGTCACCTTCGCCTACCTCAACGACCTGCGCAAGCAGCCCGAGGAGGTGCAGGCGGGCGTGAGCGGGGTCCAGCAGGACGGGCCGGACGCGGGCGCCGCCATGAGGTACCAGCTGTACATCTCGTCGAACAAGGACGGCGCCAACAAGGCCCTTTCCGACCTGTACGAGGGCAAGGACAACGCCAAGGCGTTCCTCGCCGCGGTCCTGGAAGCCGGCGAGCCGAACCTCTCCAGCCGTACAGCGCGCGAGCAACGGCACGCCCAGAAGGTGGCCTCACGTCTGCTGGCCGACCGGGCGGGCATGGAGGCCTACGGCACGGTTCTCCAGGCGCTGGGCGGCTCGGTGAACGTGCCCGCGAAGCAGGAGGACGCCGCCAACGACGGTCTGCACGCCGAGCGCCGCATCGTGGAGAGCGCCCCGGAGGGCAGCGTCACCGCGATCGCCGGGGTCAAGCGGCCCTGCATGGTCTGCTACATGGAACTCTTCGTCGGCGACGACTCCAAGCGTCCCGGCCCCTACTGGCCGAGCAAGGCCTCCAACATCGGCGAGTCCGACTACACCGTCGCGAACGCCGACATGCTCGCGCTGCGCATCCACACGGCGGCGGAGAAGGGCGGCGGCACGCACGTCAGCCTCCGGGTCGACTGCGAGGGGCAGGAGCGGGTGGACACCGGGTACGGCTCCGAGTCCGACACCTCGGCCTCGGACAGCGAGCAGGCCCCGGCGCTGATCCCCGCGGAGGCGATGGACCTGAGCTGA
- the mqnP gene encoding menaquinone biosynthesis prenyltransferase MqnP, translating into MSSASAALPQPGRTKAFLRLVMIEHSVFALPFAYIAALTAMFETDGNIHWGRLLLVTVCMVGLRTFAMAVNRIIDREIDARNPRTAQRELVTGAMSVRHAWTGALIALVIFLGAAALLNPLCLALAPIAVIPMVVYPYGKRFTNFPQAILGLAQAMGPIGGWLAITGEWSWDAVILGLAVGVWIGGFDLIYACQDVETDREIGVMSVPARFGIPAAVWGARVCHAITTALFVWYALATDAGAFFWLGLVIVAGAFLYEHTIVRPHDLSRLNRAFFQTNGFIGISLFVCALVDLLVRGLTV; encoded by the coding sequence GTGAGTTCGGCATCCGCGGCGCTGCCGCAGCCGGGACGCACCAAGGCGTTCCTGCGCCTGGTGATGATCGAGCACTCGGTCTTCGCGCTGCCCTTCGCCTACATCGCCGCGCTGACGGCGATGTTCGAGACGGACGGCAACATCCACTGGGGCAGGCTGCTGCTGGTCACCGTCTGCATGGTGGGCCTGCGCACCTTCGCCATGGCGGTCAACCGGATCATCGACCGCGAGATCGACGCCCGTAACCCGCGCACCGCGCAGCGCGAGCTGGTCACGGGCGCGATGTCGGTGCGGCACGCCTGGACCGGCGCGCTGATCGCCCTGGTGATCTTCCTGGGCGCGGCGGCGCTGCTGAACCCGCTGTGCCTGGCGCTCGCCCCCATCGCGGTGATCCCGATGGTGGTCTATCCCTACGGCAAGCGGTTCACCAACTTCCCGCAGGCCATCCTGGGGCTGGCGCAGGCCATGGGCCCGATCGGCGGCTGGCTGGCGATCACCGGCGAGTGGTCCTGGGACGCGGTGATCCTGGGTCTGGCGGTCGGCGTCTGGATCGGCGGCTTCGACCTGATCTACGCCTGCCAGGACGTCGAGACGGACCGTGAGATCGGCGTCATGTCGGTGCCGGCCCGCTTCGGCATCCCGGCGGCCGTGTGGGGCGCGCGGGTCTGCCACGCGATCACGACGGCCCTGTTCGTCTGGTACGCGCTGGCCACGGACGCCGGCGCGTTCTTCTGGCTGGGTCTGGTGATCGTCGCGGGCGCCTTCCTGTACGAGCACACGATCGTGCGGCCGCACGATCTGTCCCGGCTGAACAGGGCGTTCTTCCAGACGAACGGGTTCATCGGCATCAGCCTGTTCGTCTGCGCGCTCGTCGACCTGCTGGTGCGCGGGCTCACGGTGTAG
- a CDS encoding 3-oxoacyl-ACP reductase: MADRYLSFTATAPGRLLTRRLGLPQPAALRRWTPEHPTLEGHLLHLTAGGPSALDLAPVLARTGLPTGPEGPAAPTGSPAAVVLDATGVRDVDALAGVHSALHPVVRSVAAGGRIVVLGAPLDASDHHQAAAQQALEGFVRSLGKEIGRGRTVNLVRLTDARAAGSTLLFLLSPKSAYVSGQVITVGAAGAGGTGPGDDQGPDGPSLPLAGRTALVTGGARGIGEAVAETLARDGAHVVVLDVPQAEEDARRVAARLGGNALTLDITAADAGERIAAGLPGGLDVLIHNAGITRDRRLANMPAERWSSVLDVNLASVLRTTDALLAKGVLRPGGRIVATASIAGLAGNAGQTNYGASKAGVAGLVRSLAPRALAGHGVTVNAVAPGFIETRMTAAVPLFIREAGRRMNSLAQGGLPVDVAETTAWLAHPASGAVNGQVVRVCGQSLLGA; the protein is encoded by the coding sequence ATGGCCGACCGCTATCTGAGCTTCACCGCCACCGCGCCAGGCCGCCTCCTCACCCGGCGGCTCGGACTCCCGCAACCGGCGGCGCTCAGGCGCTGGACGCCCGAACACCCCACCCTGGAAGGCCACTTGCTGCACCTGACGGCAGGCGGCCCGTCGGCGCTCGACCTCGCGCCGGTCCTGGCCCGCACCGGCCTGCCCACCGGACCCGAAGGACCGGCGGCGCCGACGGGATCCCCGGCCGCCGTCGTCCTCGACGCCACCGGTGTCCGTGACGTCGACGCGCTCGCCGGGGTGCACTCGGCGCTGCACCCGGTCGTGCGGTCGGTGGCGGCCGGCGGGCGGATCGTCGTGCTGGGCGCCCCCCTGGACGCCTCGGACCACCACCAGGCCGCCGCGCAACAGGCCCTGGAGGGGTTCGTGCGGTCCCTGGGCAAGGAGATCGGGCGGGGCAGGACGGTGAACCTCGTCCGGCTGACCGACGCCCGGGCCGCCGGGTCCACCCTGCTCTTCCTCCTCTCCCCCAAGTCGGCCTACGTCAGCGGCCAGGTGATCACCGTGGGGGCCGCCGGGGCCGGGGGAACCGGGCCCGGGGACGACCAGGGGCCCGACGGCCCGTCGCTCCCCCTCGCCGGCCGCACGGCGCTCGTCACCGGCGGCGCCCGCGGTATCGGCGAGGCCGTCGCCGAGACGCTCGCCCGGGACGGCGCCCATGTCGTCGTCCTCGACGTACCGCAGGCCGAGGAGGACGCCCGCCGGGTCGCCGCGCGGCTGGGCGGCAACGCCCTGACCCTCGACATCACCGCCGCCGACGCGGGCGAGCGGATCGCCGCCGGGCTGCCCGGCGGACTGGACGTGCTGATCCACAACGCGGGCATCACCCGCGACCGGCGGCTGGCCAACATGCCTGCCGAACGCTGGAGTTCGGTCCTCGACGTCAATCTGGCGAGCGTGCTGCGGACCACGGACGCGCTGCTCGCCAAGGGCGTCCTGCGACCGGGAGGCCGGATCGTGGCCACCGCCTCCATCGCCGGACTCGCGGGCAACGCGGGGCAGACCAACTACGGCGCGAGCAAGGCGGGCGTCGCCGGACTGGTCAGGTCCCTCGCACCGCGCGCCCTCGCCGGGCACGGGGTCACGGTGAACGCGGTGGCGCCGGGCTTCATCGAGACGAGGATGACCGCCGCGGTGCCCCTGTTCATCCGGGAGGCGGGCCGCCGGATGAACTCCCTCGCGCAAGGCGGCCTGCCCGTCGACGTGGCCGAGACGACCGCCTGGCTCGCCCATCCGGCGTCCGGCGCGGTGAACGGCCAGGTCGTGCGGGTGTGCGGCCAGAGTCTGCTGGGGGCGTAG
- a CDS encoding MaoC family dehydratase — MLSGPPALGVRLALGALRSPLRRPRPGVRFAGAGDRLVLPGLRVDVDRLAAYERVCGFPTGEDSLPLTYPHVLGFPLAMRIMSGRGFPLPLLGLVHTSIDITRHTALAASGTYELTVFVDRLAPHRRGTEAVVVTELRDGGALVWESTSTYLSRHRTEPAPGDPEPGSAPAAPDPCPLPVLDEWRLAADVGRRYGAASGDRNPIHLHPLTARLFGFPRAIAHGMWTVARCLAAHGTPQAVRIHAEFRAPVLLPGTVAFAADGARFELRGTGGAARVHVSGRVDPLPGGRPR, encoded by the coding sequence ATGCTGTCCGGACCCCCCGCCCTCGGCGTGCGGCTCGCCCTCGGCGCGCTGCGCTCACCGCTGCGGCGGCCCCGGCCGGGGGTGCGGTTCGCGGGCGCCGGTGACCGGCTCGTCCTGCCCGGCCTGCGGGTGGACGTGGACCGGCTGGCCGCCTACGAGCGGGTGTGCGGCTTCCCGACCGGCGAGGACTCCCTGCCGCTCACCTATCCCCATGTCCTGGGCTTCCCGCTGGCCATGCGGATCATGAGCGGCCGAGGCTTCCCCCTCCCGCTGCTCGGTCTCGTCCACACGTCGATCGACATCACCCGGCACACCGCCCTGGCGGCCTCCGGGACCTACGAACTCACGGTGTTCGTCGACCGGTTGGCACCGCACCGGCGCGGGACCGAGGCGGTCGTCGTCACGGAGCTGCGGGACGGCGGCGCGCTCGTGTGGGAGTCGACGAGCACCTATCTCTCCCGGCACCGCACCGAGCCCGCCCCTGGCGACCCGGAGCCCGGCAGCGCGCCGGCGGCGCCGGACCCGTGTCCGCTTCCCGTGCTCGACGAGTGGCGGCTCGCCGCGGACGTCGGACGGCGCTACGGCGCCGCGTCGGGCGACCGCAACCCCATCCACCTCCACCCGCTCACCGCCCGCCTCTTCGGGTTCCCCCGGGCCATCGCCCACGGCATGTGGACCGTGGCCCGCTGTCTCGCGGCCCACGGCACGCCCCAGGCGGTACGGATCCACGCGGAGTTCCGGGCACCGGTCCTGCTGCCGGGGACGGTGGCCTTCGCGGCGGACGGCGCGCGCTTCGAGCTGCGCGGGACGGGCGGCGCGGCCCGGGTCCATGTGAGCGGCCGGGTGGATCCGCTCCCGGGCGGGCGGCCCCGGTGA
- the mqnE gene encoding aminofutalosine synthase MqnE, with product MDVGLKRELEEKVRAGERLTREDGIALYESDDLAWLGGLAHEVRTRKNGDVVHFNVNRHLNMTNVCTASCAYCSFQRKPGEKDAYTMRIEEAVKLAKAMEGENLTELHIVNGLHPNLPWRYYPRSLRELKAALPDVSLKAFTATEIHHFETISGLSASEILDELIDAGLESLTGGGAEIFDWEVRQHIVDHRTHWEDWSRIHRLAHEKGLKTPCTMLYGHIEEPRHRVDHVLRLRELQDETNGFQVFIPLRYQHDFVDMQDGKVRNRLQARTQMATGAEALKTFAVSRLLFDNVPHVKVFWVMHGVQTAQLALQHGADDMDGSVVEYKITHDADNYGTPNKLTRDDLLDLIRDAGFRPVERNTRYEIIREYDGPDPARRESPQPMRV from the coding sequence ATGGATGTCGGACTCAAGCGCGAGCTCGAGGAGAAGGTCAGGGCCGGTGAGCGGCTGACCCGTGAGGACGGCATCGCGCTGTACGAGTCGGACGACCTGGCGTGGCTGGGCGGCCTGGCGCACGAGGTGCGGACCCGCAAGAACGGCGACGTCGTGCACTTCAACGTCAACCGGCACCTCAACATGACGAACGTGTGCACCGCGTCCTGCGCCTACTGCTCCTTCCAGCGCAAGCCGGGCGAGAAGGACGCGTACACGATGCGCATCGAGGAGGCGGTGAAGCTCGCCAAGGCGATGGAGGGCGAGAACCTCACCGAGCTGCACATCGTCAACGGCCTGCACCCCAACCTGCCGTGGCGCTACTACCCGCGCTCGCTGCGCGAGCTGAAGGCCGCGCTCCCGGACGTCTCCCTGAAGGCGTTCACGGCGACGGAGATCCACCACTTCGAGACGATCAGCGGGCTGTCCGCCTCCGAGATCCTCGACGAGCTGATCGACGCCGGCCTGGAGTCGCTGACCGGCGGCGGCGCCGAGATCTTCGACTGGGAGGTCCGGCAGCACATCGTCGACCACCGCACCCACTGGGAGGACTGGTCGCGCATCCACCGGCTGGCGCACGAGAAGGGCCTCAAGACCCCGTGCACCATGCTGTACGGGCACATCGAGGAGCCGCGGCACCGGGTCGACCACGTCCTGCGGCTGCGTGAGCTCCAGGACGAGACGAACGGCTTCCAGGTCTTCATCCCGCTGCGCTACCAGCACGACTTCGTCGACATGCAGGACGGCAAGGTCCGCAACCGGCTCCAGGCGCGCACCCAGATGGCGACCGGCGCGGAGGCCCTCAAGACCTTCGCGGTGTCGCGGCTGCTGTTCGACAACGTTCCGCACGTCAAGGTCTTCTGGGTCATGCACGGCGTCCAGACCGCGCAGCTCGCGCTCCAGCACGGCGCCGACGACATGGACGGCTCGGTCGTCGAGTACAAGATCACGCACGACGCCGACAACTACGGCACGCCCAACAAGCTGACCCGCGACGACCTGCTGGACCTCATCCGGGACGCCGGCTTCCGCCCGGTGGAGCGCAACACGCGGTACGAGATCATCCGCGAGTACGACGGTCCCGACCCGGCCCGCCGTGAGTCGCCGCAGCCGATGCGGGTCTGA